The Colias croceus chromosome 3, ilColCroc2.1 genome includes a region encoding these proteins:
- the LOC123706186 gene encoding carbohydrate sulfotransferase 11, which yields MRVSNGNLVLFVSIIFCVDGLSNEVTGEHSLELTQSLNLARQELIQEICNRFPFRFTLNDLPPSQLEHILIDDQHKLLYCYVPKVACTNWKRILMILGGKWNDTDVLAIPGNLAHSAGMFRNLSSASKEERDHMLENYHKMIIVRNPFERLLSAYRNKLEGDTPSAKYFQDRVGKRIIKAYRENPSNESLEHGHDVTFREFALFLTNKSGDLADVVNNEHWQPITNLCHPCLIKYTLVGKYETLLDDSLLALHTINASNIVQFPRLAHTSGTAQKLRSYFSQLELPLIRRLYKLYKYDYRIFNYDLDNIVGFDLG from the exons ATGCGTGTCTCAAACGGGAATTTAGTGTTGTTTGTGAGCATAATATTTTGCGTGGACGGTCTCAGTAACGAAGTGACGGGTGAACATTCTCTGGAGTTGACACAGTCCCTGAACCTCGCGAGGCAGGAGTTGATACAGGAGATATGCAACCGATTTCCGTTCAGGTTTACTCTCAACGACTTGCCACCAAGTCAGTTGGAGCACATTTTGATAGACGATCAACACAAGCTTCTATACTGCTATGTGCCTAAG GTAGCATGCACAAATTGGAAGAGAATCCTAATGATATTGGGTGGCAAATGGAACGATACAGATGTACTAGCTATTCCTGGAAACTTAGCACACAGTGCAGGAATGTTCCGGAATCTCAGTTCAGCTTCAAAAGAAGAGAGGGACCACATGTTGGAGAACTATCATAAGATGATTATAGTTCGGAATCCGTTTGAAAGATTGCTATCTGCATACAGAAATAAATTGGAGGGAGATACACCGAGCGCTAAGTATTTTCAG GATCGCGTCGGCAAGCGCATCATCAAAGCGTACCGAGAGAACCCTAGCAACGAATCGCTTGAACACGGGCATGACGTCACGTTCCGGGAATTTGCGCTGTTCCTCACCAACAAGTCTGGTGATCTAGCTGATGTGGTGAACAATGAGCATTGGCAGCCCATCACCAATCTATGTCACCCGTGCCTTATCAAGTACACTTTAGTTG GTAAATACGAAACACTATTAGACGACTCGTTACTAGCCCTGCACACGATCAACGCCTCCAACATAGTACAGTTCCCGCGACTTGCACATACTTCGGGCACTGCGCAGAAACTACGCTCTTATTTCTCACAATTGGAACTACCTTTAATACGAAGGTTGTATAAACTATACAAATATGATTATAGAATCTTTAATTATGATCTAGATAATATTGTTGGTTTTGATCTGGGTTGA
- the LOC123706332 gene encoding protein arginine N-methyltransferase 3: MADVPDLSSDEEHFEDDEWQEMETNNTSVTCLFCAHALPSIDEAVSHCETEHGFKLSELKVKFNMDCYSYIKLINYINIHKSSPQDIMSAEKPLWDNERYLKPVENHEWLMFDFDSLADKPTSPKSYHANVENGLVTLSQAHFIELQRTIQTLTEQLKESQTHLQMAKEDMNKMQQSMKALVESDPLSKGGDVVVDCVSKVPLESDEGYFSSYAHFGIHYEMLSDKVRTESYRDAILNNKDTFKDKVVLDLGCGTGILSMFAATAGAKKVYALDQSDVIYHAMDIIRENKLDNVIQTVKGRLEDTKLGEKVDIIVSEWMGYFLLFEGMLDSVIYARNRCLNPGGLLLPNKCNISLAANGDMDTHKRLIDYWSDVYGYKMNCMKSEVVREATIDVVSQEHILSEPCVVKEIDIYTCTINVMNFVSEFRLPITKDGYLTSLLGYFDTFFDLPQSVSFTTGPHKTATHWKQTVFFFKDPKVVKQGDILTGKISCSRQKNDVRSLAVEITIFGKTHKYILN; encoded by the coding sequence ATGGCTGATGTACCCGACCTTAGTTCCGATGAGGAACATTTCGAAGACGATGAGTGGCAAGAAATGGAAACTAATAATACATCAGtaacatgtttattttgtgcACATGCTCTTCCATCGATCGATGAAGCCGTTTCCCACTGCGAAACAGAACACGGATTTAAATTGAGtgaattaaaagtaaaatttaatatggattgttattcatacataaagcttataaattacatcaacattcATAAATCAAGTCCACAAGACATAATGTCCGCAGAAAAGCCTTTGTGGGACAACGAAAGATACTTGAAACCAGTTGAAAATCACGAATGGTTAATGTTCGATTTCGATTCTTTGGCAGACAAGCCAACTTCTCCTAAATCATACCATGCAAATGTCGAAAATGGACTAGTAACTTTATCTCAAGCACATTTTATTGAATTGCAAAGAACAATACAAACACTGACAGAACAGCTCAAAGAGAGTCAAACGCACCTCCAAATGGCTAAAGAAGATATGAATAAAATGCAACAATCTATGAAAGCCCTAGTCGAAAGTGATCCACTTAGCAAGGGCGGTGATGTAGTTGTAGATTGTGTATCGAAAGTTCCTCTAGAAAGTGATGAAGGATATTTCAGTAGTTATGCCCATTTCGGTATTCATTATGAAATGTTATCTGACAAAGTACGCACAGAAAGTTACAGAGATgcaatacttaataataaggATACATTTAAAGATAAAGTAGTATTAGACTTGGGCTGTGGTACCGGCATCCTATCAATGTTTGCAGCAACGGCTGGTGCTAAAAAGGTGTATGCGCTCGACCAATCTGATGTTATTTACCATGCAATGGATATCATTAGGGAAAACAAGCTTGACAATGTAATACAAACTGTAAAAGGTAGGCTAGAAGATACAAAGTTGGGTGAGAAAGTAGATATTATAGTTTCAGAATGGATGGGATATTTCCTACTATTCGAGGGTATGTTGGATAGTGTTATATATGCCAGAAATCGCTGTTTGAACCCTGGAGGTTTATTATtaccaaataaatgtaatattagtCTCGCAGCAAATGGTGATATGGACACACACAAGAGATTGATCGACTACTGGTCTGATGTATACGGGTATAAAATGAATTGTATGAAATCTGAAGTCGTGCGAGAAGCTACCATAGATGTAGTGTCACAAGAACACATTTTGTCCGAACCGTGTGTTGTTAAGGAAATTGATATCTATACATGTACTATTAACGTAATGAACTTTGTGTCTGAGTTCAGGCTGCCAATAACAAAAGATGGTTATTTGACATCTCTGTtgggatattttgatactttcTTCGATTTGCCGCAGAGTGTCTCATTTACAACTGGTCCTCATAAAACAGCTACTCATTGGAAACAAActgttttctttttcaaagATCCCAAAGTAGTGAAACAGGGTGATATTCTAACAGGTAAAATATCTTGCAGTAGACAGAAAAATGATGTGAGATCGCTAGCGGTAGAAATTACTATCTTTGGTAAAACCCATAAGTATATACTTAATTAA
- the LOC123706199 gene encoding intraflagellar transport protein 80 homolog codes for MKLKISTFKEPKHVGVVTCACWNNTEDVFSCGDDHKLLKWSLVNNECMTITTFPEDFYPTCMHLFPKINQSGGKHQHDVILISTADGKFHIVNHNGRIEKSVVAHQGACLTAQWSPDGAGLLTSGEDGSVKVWSRNGLLRSTIVQTDIPCYSALWSPDCGSILYTKGNYLVIKHLHSNAKVTTWKAHEGLILAIAWNANNNLILSGGEDGYSKIWDVFGQQISVSVKHDQPLTSVSWSPAGDMFVIGSFNLIRLCNANGWSHCLDRPNTGSIYSIAWSSDGTQLAAACANGHVLFAHIIDREYTMKNYACTQIGRKVVAIKDIITDQSDQLDYPDRVIQIALGFNHLVIATVKQCFIHKLTSWNTPVTFDLKEGTINMILLAERCICVIERAGVSIYSYMGRLLASPRIPRPETLGRAMVSLGPDSLAVIDQADRKSIQVFDLPTGLIVRSSTDSTITKLAHKMTVSCIALSQTGPLGERQLALLDYNRDLYVVSVKEAKPKFQKLGPQVLSISWSTETELLVGLRANSVVAWCCPRAATQPDWLVLTTVSKEVSDLGRNPSIVNIEDGIVCVRRGNGSLLRASLASFPEKLLKHVAANMWDAAVQLCRTVEDETLWACLAVLAWQHNQLAVAEEAFALIRQYHQVCYIQHLRNTIPEKLSSNQVLSAS; via the exons atgaaacTGAAAATTTCTACTTTTAAAGAACCTAAACACGTAGGAGTAGTAACTTGCGCGTGTTGGAATAATACTGAAGACGTTTTTTCCTGCGG AGACGAccacaaattattaaaatggaGCCTTGTGAACAACGAATGCATGACAATAACAACGTTTCCTGAGGATTTTTATCCGACTTGTATGCATTTATTTCCGAAAATAAACCAAAGTGGGGGAAAGCACCAACATGAtgtgattttaatttcaacTGCTGATGGAAA ATTTCACATCGTAAATCACAATGGTCGTATTGAAAAAAGTGTGGTCGCTCACCAAGGCGCGTGTTTAACTGCTCAATGGAGTCCAGATGGCGCTGGATTGCTTACAA GTGGTGAAGATGGCTCAGTCAAAGTCTGGTCTAGGAACGGTCTCCTACGTTCCACGATCGTACAAACAGATATACCCTGCTATAGCGCACTATGGAGTCCGGATTGTGGATCCATATTGTATACGAAGGGAAATTATTTGGTGATAAAACATTTGCACTcgaatgcgaaagtaactacG tgGAAAGCTCACGAAGGCCTTATTCTTGCTATAGCTTGGAATGCCAATAACAATCTTATATTATCTGGAGGTGAAGATGGTTATTCAAAG ATTTGGGACGTATTCGGTCAGCAAATATCAGTGAGCGTTAAGCATGACCAACCGTTGACAAGTGTAAGTTGGTCACCCGCGGGCGATATGTTCGTGATTGGTAGCTTCAATTTGATAAGACTTTGTAATGCTAATGGA TGGTCCCATTGCCTGGATCGGCCCAACACGGGCAGTATCTACAGTATCGCTTGGTCATCAGACGGCACGCAGTTGGCCGCCGCTTGTGCCAATGGACATGTGCTGTTTGCGCATATTATTGACAG GGAATACACGATGAAGAATTACGCGTGCACCCAAATCGGGAGAAAGGTAGTGGCCATCAAGGATATTATCACAGACCAAAGTGACCAACTGGATTATCCAGATCGAGTGATACAAATAGCTCTAGGTTTCAACCACTTGGTCATAGCTACTGTGAAACAGTGCTTTATACACAAACTAACGTCTTGGAACACTCCAGTGACGTTTGATTTGAAGGAGGGCACGATTAACATGATTTTGCTGGCTGAAAg GTGCATTTGCGTGATAGAACGAGCAGGTGTATCAATATACAGCTATATGGGTCGGCTCTTGGCCAGTCCTCGCATACCTCGCCCGGAGACACTGGGACGGGCCATGGTGTCCCTAGGCCCAGATAGCTTGGCTGTTATCGATCAGGCTGATCGGAaat CGATCCAGGTGTTCGATCTCCCCACGGGGCTCATAGTGCGCAGTTCAACAGACAGTACTATCACGAAGCTGGCCCACAAGATGACGGTATCTTGTATCGCACTGAGCCAAACGGGCCCATTGGGTGAGAGACAACTAGCCCTGTTGGATTATAATCGAGATTTGTACGTGGTCAGTGTAAAGGAGGCCAAGCCGAAGTTTCAAAAGCTGg GACCACAAGTGCTCAGCATAAGTTGGAGTACAGAGACGGAATTATTAGTGGGCTTACGAGCAAACTCAGTAGTAGCATGGTGTTGCCCTCGCGCCGCCACACAGCCCGACTGGCTTGTGCTTACCACTGTTAGCAAGGAAGTCAG tgATCTAGGCAGAAATCCAAGTATAGTGAACATAGAGGACGGCATCGTGTGCGTGCGCCGCGGTAACGGTTCGCTGTTGCGTGCTTCGCTCGCTTCGTTCCCGGAGAAGTTGCTCAAACACGTGGCCGCGAATATGTGGGACGCGGCTGTGCAA CTTTGCAGAACAGTAGAAGACGAAACATTGTGGGCATGTTTAGCGGTGTTAGCATGGCAACACAACCAACTGGCGGTCGCTGAGGAGGCTTTTGCGTTGATACGGCAATACCATCAAGTCTGTTACATACAACATCTAAGG AATACCATTCCGGAAAAGTTATCATCCAATCAAGTTCTGTCAGCGTCGTGA